The Miscanthus floridulus cultivar M001 chromosome 7, ASM1932011v1, whole genome shotgun sequence genome includes a region encoding these proteins:
- the LOC136462438 gene encoding uncharacterized protein, whose translation MLSGMDFHTLSWRELQVLCKRNDICANMTNAAMAEALESLDLVDRINYEMAPIPILVPAPTVTTRLTARRSLSRKTEVVVSNPVPAILRRSQRTATQKALDQEPKDDITEVKERAASKMPQAKLTYETCEDDDLDEDEEWALNDDDSAEEIVSTDESDEVAGETHEENDTVFTSGLLQEFDGEVDTGPDQAAVNELLEDLQVISLNMLRATYNELKDKQII comes from the exons GTATGGACTTCCACACACTATCGTGGCGTGAGCTCCAGGTACTGTGCAAGCGCAACGACATTTGCGCCAACATGACCAACGCCGCCATGGCTGAGGCGCTGGAGAGCCTAGATTTG GTTGACCGGATAAACTATGAGATGGCGCCCATTCCAATTCTGGTGCCAGCACCCACAGTCACAACACGCTTGACTGCGAGGAGGTCCTTGTCGCGTAAGACGGAGGTGGTGGTGTCGAACCCAGTTCCAGCCATTCTTCGGAGGAGCCAGAGAACGGCAACGCAGAAGGCTTTGGATCAGGAACCAAAAG ATGACATCACTGAAGTGAAAGAAAGGGCTGCTTCTAAGATGCCGCAAGCTAAGCTGACATATGAGACTTGTGAAGACGACGACCTTGATGAAGATGAGGAATGGGCTTTGAATGATGATGACTCTGCCGAGGAAATTGTCTCTACTGACGAGAGTGATGAAGTAGCTGGTGAGACCCATGAGGAGAATGACACTGTTTTCACCAGTGGCTTACTACAGGAGTTTGACGGCGAGGTGGACACCGGGCCCGACCAGGCAGCTGTAAACGAGCTGCTCGAGGATCTTCAAGTCATAAGCTTAAATATGCTTCGAGCCACGTACAACGAACTCAAAGACAAACAAATCATCTGA